The DNA segment AAGCCCCGCCGGTGGCTGCGGGCGACTGGTAGCGCGACTAACGGGTGCGGATACGAATCGGCCCGCGCCACACCGCGTCAGGATCGACGACCTCGCCCTTCTGGGTGATCTCCACCTCGCCGGCTCGCGCGAGTTCGCGGGCGCACTCCCGTGCCTCGTCCATCAGGTCGCGCCAGCCGTCTCCCCCGACAGCCCGCGCGGCGTCCGACGGACAGATGCTGCTCGACGGACCGCGGCGGCGGGCCATCTCCAGAATCGTCGTGCGCAGGTCGCGCTCAGCGGAACCCATCGCACCTCCCGGCGTCGTCGTCACCGCCCAGCGTACGGGCGCCAACGCCGGTCAGGCGCCTTCGCACACCCCGGAATCCCGGATCACGGTGCCGTAGACGTTCGCGGTCGCTGTGTTGGCGTTGATCTGACCGGACGGCAGCCTGCGCGTGATCTTGTCGCTGAGCTGGGTGAACTGGTACCAGAGCCGGTATATCGAATCCCCGTGGAACAGCGGCGAATACTCACTCTGATCCGGGTAGTTGACGATGAACAGCGTGTGCGCCCGCGGATCCAGGAAAGCCGCGGACTGGTCGAGGTTCGCGGCGACGACATCACCGGCCTCGCTGACCCCGACCGTCCGCCAGTCGTCGTGGCGGTCACCGAGGTAGCGCTGGAATCCGTGGACCTGACCCATGAGTTCGTCGTACTGGGCGTTGAACCACTGACACGCCTCGCGTTGCGCGGTGATCTGCTGCGGCGTCACGCGGGCTTGCCACAGGTTGTAGGGAAACACGGTGTAGTCGGGTGCCCACGCGGACGGCCGCGGGGTGAACACCGGCATCGTCGGCGCCGCACCGGTGCCGGGTTCGGCGTGGCTCACCGGCGACGTCACGGCCAGCCACACCGTCAACGCTGCCCCCACCGACGTCGCACGCACCCCGAACACCCTCAGAGACCGCCGAATTCGGGCCGCAGAATCGGCGACAACGCCGTGAGTGGGATATGTGCCTGTACCGTACCGCCGTCCATCGACCATTGCATGATGCCAGGGGTGAAGTCGGTCGGCGAGTCCCGCGCCACCGGATAGTCCGGCATGTAGATGATCAGTTCGTCAGCGGTCAACGCCCACGCCTTGTATCCACCGGAGTACACCTTGTCCGGTGTCCACCGGTCGGAGACGAACGGGTAGCTGCCCGGCTGGTGCGGTGGCGGCGCCGCATCCAGAGCGTCGACGATGAACGGGTGGGCCAGCGGCGGAATCGCGGTGAGCGGGTCGACTCCCGGCTTGACCAGGTCGGCCAGTTGTAGCTCTGTGCCCCTTGACATGTCGAACGTGAAAGTGCGGTAGGCGTTGTTGAAGTCCGGCCCGTCGGCGTGGTAGGTCTCGCGGTACACAACGCTCATCGCCGGACCGTGCCGGAAGATCTGATAGTTGGCCTCGCCGAAACTGTCGGCGACCATCCGCACGCCCACCGATCTCCAGCTCTCGACCAGCGTCGCGAGATAGTGGCGCACTGCGGGACCTGCCACGGGATCGTCCACCAGTTCCGCGGGGATGGCGACCTTGATGTCGCGCACCGCGTTGCGCTCGTGCTGCACGCTGGTGTGGCAGTACCGCCCGTTCCATGCTCCCCCGAGTTCTCCACAGAACGATTCCGCCGACGCCGACGCGGTCGGCGCCGCGATCAGGGCGGCCGTCACCGTGAGCGCCGCGAGCGCGCCGGCCCGCATGTCAGGGCAGCTCGACTTTGCTTGCCCGCCAACGGCCGTCGACATCCTGCATCGTCATCTTGATCCTGCTGCGGTCGATCCGCGGATCGGGCACCGCGGAATTGGACACCGACTGGTCGACGAACAGCAGCACGACCACCGTGTGCTCGGAGGCGGACTGGATCGCCGAATCGACGACGACGCCGTGAGCCGAAGCCTTGTTGTCGATGAGCAGTTGCCGAAGCTGCATGCTGGACTGTGAATACATGTCCTTGAACTCGCCGGTCGCTCCGTCGAGTACCTGATCGAAATTCTCGTCGACCTTGTCGGAGTCGATGCTGGTGAGGATCTGCGCGTACTGCACGGCGGCCGCTTTGGCTTCCTCACCGGCCAGGGTGATCTGGTGGTCCTGCCAGAGCCGCCAGCCGAGGTAACCCGATGTGGCGAAGCCGCCGAGGATCAGGACCGCGGCGACAATCGCGAGGGCCCGGCGGCGCCGGGGCCGGCTCGGTTCCTCGTCGACGGTCTCGTTCTCGGGCGCGGCCGCGGTCTCGGACTCGTCGCCGGCTTCCTCGGGCTGAGCGCCGGTGTCGTCCTCGGTCTCGTTCTCGGTCCCGTCGAGTTCGGATTCGGTCGTCACGGACATCGTCATATCCTCACGCTGCGGTGGTCGGGGGGTCATCGGGGCGGTTCGATCGGTAGCGTCGGGCCGCCGTAGGGGGTGGGAATCGTGTAGCGCCCCTGGGGTGTCGGGTCGGTGGTGCGTGCCAGGTCGGCGCCCGGTGGCGGCCCGGCCGTATCGTCACCGGCGGGGCGTGGTGCGTTCTTCGCCCCGCGCACGAGGACACCCGGGTGGTCGTCGCGGCAATAGGTGTACATCGAGGGTTCGGGGAAGTCCGCCGAGGACGGCGGCAGCCGGGGTGTGCCGTAATCGCACGAGTACCGCGGATAGATGTCGCCGGTCGCCCACAGACCGTTGTCGTGCATGATGCTGCCGATCGCGTCGAGCACCGAGGTGCGATGGGCCGGGAACAGGGCGTGCAACGCCGGCACGCGCAGGTAGAGCAGTTGTGACGTCGACGCGAGGCTGCCCAGCAACTGCACCATCGTCTCCGAGTTGTCCACGAACAGGTTGTCGACGGAGGTCAGCGTCGTCGGCGTCTGTGTGGTCAGCGTCCGGAACCCGTCTCGCATCCGGTTGACTCCGGCGAAGGTCTCGCTCAGATTGTCGGACGCGGCATCGATGCCGGGGTTCTTGTCGGCGACCAGTGTCAGTACCACGCGGCTGGTGCGCAGCATGCTGCTCGTCTCCGGAAGCACCGAATCCAGCGTGCCGAGAAGGAAAGTGCCGCCGTCGATGACGTCGGCGAGCTTCTGCGGTCCGGCCTCGCTCATGCTCAGTTCCCGCTTGATCAGATCCAGCTTCGCCGTGTCGACCTGTGCGAGTGCGCCGTCGGCGTGGGCGAGCAGATCGGCGAGACCGACCGGGATGGTGGTGTCGCGCTGAGCGACGACGCTGCCCTCGCCGAGATAGGGTCCGGCGTCGCTGTCGGCGACGAAATCGAGGTACTGCTCGCCGGCTGGGGAGAGCCCGGAGACGCGCACCGCACTGGACTTCGGCAAAGCTACAGTCGAGTCCACGCTCACCACGGCGTTGACGCCCGTGGGAGTGATATCGAGCCGGTCCACGCGGCCGACGGGCACTCCCCGCATCGTCACGTTCTGGTTGGGCAGCAGACCCGCGGAGGCGGGCAGCTCGACGGTCACGCGATAGCTCGAGGCGAGCGGATTGACCTGCAGCGCACCGAGGCTCACATACGCCGTCGCCACGACGAGCATCGCCAGCAGGGCAGCGGCCGACAGCCACATGCGGCGGCGGCGCCCGATGCGGGCGGCGGCGACCACGAGGTTGGCGACGGAGTTGGTCATCGCGGCGCCTCCCCCGGCGATGGGACGGGGATCGGGGCGGGCACGATCTCTCCCGGTTCGGTGGGACTTGGGATCACCGGCACCTGCGGCACCCCCGGCCCCTTACCCACCACCCGCTCCTGCAAACGCAGCAGGGTGTACCGCAGGGACCCGACCAGCTGATGCCAGTTGTACCTCTTGGGCCCGTGCAGGCCGGTGTCCCCGGCGAATCCGATGTCCGGAATGGACCCCAGCACCAGCCGGTCGATGCTGACCCGTACCGCGATCGCGTTACTGGTGGTCGACTTGACGAACGGCGGCATCAAGCGGTTGAGCGAGTACAGATCCGCACCGGGCGCCAGCGCCACGTCGTTCCAGGCGCCGGCGATCGTGTTGGCGTCGGCGATGACGCTGCGTCCGCTGGTGTCGGCACCCGCGATCGACGGGAACTTCCGCAGCATCTCGGCGGTGTCGCCCACCTGCCGAACGAGATCGGCGACGTGGTCGGTGTGCGCGGCCAGGGTGTCGGTGGCGGGGCCCGCCGCATCCATCACCTCACCGAGGGACTGGTTCTTGGCCGCCAACTGTCCGGCGAGCCGCGACGTCTCGGACATCGCGGTGGAGATCTCGTCGGAACGCCTGTTGAGTGTGCCGAGCGTGTGGTTGGTCTTGCGGATCAGTTCGCCGAACGCCTGGCCTTGGTCGCCGGTGGCCTTGCCGAGACCGTTGATGATGTTGGTGAAATTGCGGACCGCTCCGCCGTTGACGAGAACCGCCGCCGAGCTGAGCACCGACTCGACGGTGGCAGCTGCCGTGGTGGATTCGATGCCGATGGTGTCGCCGTCGCGCAGCAGCGCCGTCCCCGCCGGCACCGTTGCCGGTGGTTCGAGGGCGACGAACACGTCGCCCAATGGCGTCGCGGACCGCAGCTCGGCGGTGCTGCCCTTCGGCAATTGCACACCGTCGCGGATGCGCAGGGTGGCGACCGCGGTGTAGTTGCGCGCCTTCATCGAGTCGAGTTCGCCGACGTCGGCACCGGCCAGCCTCACTTTGGCCATCATGGGGACGTTGAGCGCGTTGGAGAACACCGCGGTCAGTGTGTAGCCCGCCGAACCACCGCCGGGGGCCGGTAACGGCAGGCTCGCCAAACCCTCAGCGGCACAACCGGGCACCGAAAGGCATGTCGTCACCGCCAGCGCCAGCGCGGTTGTCGGGTGCCTCATCACTTCTGCCCCATCGCCGCGAGACCGTCCAGTACGTAACTCAATCCGAAGTCGGGGCCGAAGTCCTGCAAGGTGCCGGTACTGCAGCCGAGTTGCCGCAGACCCATCATGTTGCACATCTCCTTGACCGTCTGGGTGTCGAAGAGCACCTTGTCGGTGAGCACGTGCACACGCACCGATCCGTTGGTGCGGTCGATCGCGTTGTAGATGTTGTCCAGCGTCATCGGGGTCAGATCGAGG comes from the Mycolicibacterium litorale genome and includes:
- a CDS encoding DUF3253 domain-containing protein, which produces MGSAERDLRTTILEMARRRGPSSSICPSDAARAVGGDGWRDLMDEARECARELARAGEVEITQKGEVVDPDAVWRGPIRIRTR
- a CDS encoding YfgM family protein → MTMSVTTESELDGTENETEDDTGAQPEEAGDESETAAAPENETVDEEPSRPRRRRALAIVAAVLILGGFATSGYLGWRLWQDHQITLAGEEAKAAAVQYAQILTSIDSDKVDENFDQVLDGATGEFKDMYSQSSMQLRQLLIDNKASAHGVVVDSAIQSASEHTVVVLLFVDQSVSNSAVPDPRIDRSRIKMTMQDVDGRWRASKVELP
- a CDS encoding MlaD family protein, translating into MRHPTTALALAVTTCLSVPGCAAEGLASLPLPAPGGGSAGYTLTAVFSNALNVPMMAKVRLAGADVGELDSMKARNYTAVATLRIRDGVQLPKGSTAELRSATPLGDVFVALEPPATVPAGTALLRDGDTIGIESTTAAATVESVLSSAAVLVNGGAVRNFTNIINGLGKATGDQGQAFGELIRKTNHTLGTLNRRSDEISTAMSETSRLAGQLAAKNQSLGEVMDAAGPATDTLAAHTDHVADLVRQVGDTAEMLRKFPSIAGADTSGRSVIADANTIAGAWNDVALAPGADLYSLNRLMPPFVKSTTSNAIAVRVSIDRLVLGSIPDIGFAGDTGLHGPKRYNWHQLVGSLRYTLLRLQERVVGKGPGVPQVPVIPSPTEPGEIVPAPIPVPSPGEAPR
- a CDS encoding MlaD family protein is translated as MTNSVANLVVAAARIGRRRRMWLSAAALLAMLVVATAYVSLGALQVNPLASSYRVTVELPASAGLLPNQNVTMRGVPVGRVDRLDITPTGVNAVVSVDSTVALPKSSAVRVSGLSPAGEQYLDFVADSDAGPYLGEGSVVAQRDTTIPVGLADLLAHADGALAQVDTAKLDLIKRELSMSEAGPQKLADVIDGGTFLLGTLDSVLPETSSMLRTSRVVLTLVADKNPGIDAASDNLSETFAGVNRMRDGFRTLTTQTPTTLTSVDNLFVDNSETMVQLLGSLASTSQLLYLRVPALHALFPAHRTSVLDAIGSIMHDNGLWATGDIYPRYSCDYGTPRLPPSSADFPEPSMYTYCRDDHPGVLVRGAKNAPRPAGDDTAGPPPGADLARTTDPTPQGRYTIPTPYGGPTLPIEPPR
- a CDS encoding mannan-binding family protein: MRAGALAALTVTAALIAAPTASASAESFCGELGGAWNGRYCHTSVQHERNAVRDIKVAIPAELVDDPVAGPAVRHYLATLVESWRSVGVRMVADSFGEANYQIFRHGPAMSVVYRETYHADGPDFNNAYRTFTFDMSRGTELQLADLVKPGVDPLTAIPPLAHPFIVDALDAAPPPHQPGSYPFVSDRWTPDKVYSGGYKAWALTADELIIYMPDYPVARDSPTDFTPGIMQWSMDGGTVQAHIPLTALSPILRPEFGGL